A single Capricornis sumatraensis isolate serow.1 chromosome 20, serow.2, whole genome shotgun sequence DNA region contains:
- the LOC138096267 gene encoding metallothionein-1A-like, with protein MDPNCSCPTGGSCSCAGSCTCKACRCPSCKKSCCSCCPVGCAKCAQGCVCKGALDKCSCCA; from the exons ATGGACCCGAACTGCTCCTGCCCCACTG GCGGCTCCTGCAGCTGCGCTGGCTCCTGCACCTGCAAGGCCTGCAGATGCCCCTCCTGCAAGAAGA gctgctgctcctgctgccctGTGGGCTGTGCCAAGTGTGCCCAAGGCTGTGTCTGCAAAGGGGCCTTGGACAAGTGCAGCTGCTGCGCCTGA
- the LOC138096268 gene encoding metallothionein-1B: protein MDPNCSCPTSGSCSCAGSCTCKACRCPSCKKSCCSCCPVGCAKCAQGCICKGASDKCSCCA, encoded by the exons ATGGACCCCAACTGCTCCTGCCCCACTA GCGGCTCCTGCAGCTGCGCTGGCTCCTGCACCTGCAAGGCCTGCAGATGCCCCTCCTGCAAGAAGA gctgctgctcctgctgccccGTGGGCTGTGCCAAGTGTGCCCAGGGCTGTATCTGCAAAGGGGCCTCGGACAAGTGCAGCTGCTGTGCCTGA